TGGGAGAAAACGGAACCGGCAAAACCCAGCTTGCCAAACATATTCATCAAAATTCCAAGCGTGCCGACAAGCCTTTCGTGGTAGTCGACCTGGGCGCATTGAGCGAGTCATTATTTGAAAGCGAGCTCTTCGGACATGTAAAAGGAGCGTTTACGGACGCGAAGGAAGACCGGGCCGGGAGATTTGAGGAAGCAAAAGGCGGCACTATATTCCTGGATGAAATCGGAAATCTGACCCTGGCATTGCAGGCCAAGCTGCTGACAGTAATTCAGGAGCGCAGGGTCACGCGGGTGGGTTCCAATAAGCCTATTTCCCTGGACGTGCGGCTTTTGTGTGCTACCAATATGAATATCGAAAAAATGGTGGCCGAAAAAACATTCCGGCAGGATCTGCTTTACCGGATCAATACCATCGAGCTGGACCTGCCGCCACTACGTGAACGACCCGAGGATATCAGCGCACTTGCAGATCATTATCTCAAACAATACGCGAAAAAATACAACCGCCCGGTCAACGACATCAGCAATGCGTTGATCAAGAAAATGCAGCAGTACAACTGGCCAGGCAATATCCGGGAATTGCAGCACGCGGTAGAACGTGCTGTGATCTTATCTCAGGAAAAAACCCTGCAACCCGACGATCTCTTCCTTAAAAGTTCGGCCGGACAGCCTACAACCGCCACCGGATTCGATCTGGAAGACATGGAAAAAACGATGATCGTGAAAGCGATGAAGCGGTTCAACGGAAATATTACCGACGCAGCACGTGAGCTTGGATTAAGCCGGGCCGCATTGTACCGGAGAATGGAAAAGTACGGCCTGTGAATTACCAAATGTGATAAGTCAAGGAAAGCTGCGTTCCACGCAAGGCGTAGGAAGAGTAGGTGGGGTAGAGTACTTTATTGAATTGACTGTACCCGCTAACGTAGTCCATTCTGCCTGCAAAATAGCGCACAGCCTCCACGGACAAATGCCTGCCGATTTTAATACCAAAACCTGCAAAAAAATGCATTTGCCGGTCCAGTTTTCTGTTGGGTAACAGATCAAAATCCGCTTTCAGCTTTCTGGGCTCCTCTATGCCGGTTACCGAACTCCTGAATTGATTATCAAAAGATCCTTTCAATATGCAGAAAGGCATAATGCCCGCTTTCAAGTATGGCTGAAAGCCTTTTGTAAACGGAGAGAACTGCAATGCTACAGGCAGCTGGACGCGCTGGAATTCATTATCGTACTGTGTTGTATTAACAATCCGCCCTACATTCTCAGCATTGAAGTTAAAGACCCTAAGTCGCTCGTCGCTGAACTGCTGGAATTCTATATCAGCAGTGGCTGTGAAATATTTGAGAAATCTGTAGCCGGTACGCAGACCAATACTATAATTATTGCCCCGTTGATATTCGTCCCGCACTTCAATGTCGCGGATTACCGTTCTATTCGACCCGCTTTTCCCGATACCTGCCTTTACACCGAAGGTCCACGGAGAATTTTGCGCGAAAGAACAGGACAAACTCACTAGCAAAAATGCGATGGTATAGTAGATGCGCATATCAGTTTGAGTTAGATTACTTTTTCCAGACAGCAATCAGCGCCAAGCCGTTGCCTCAGGCTGGTATATTTATTTAGGAAAATCAGGAAGATATTACCTACAAAAGCTTCAAAAATGACAAAATACTTTTCGGCTGTTTTATTATCCTTTTGCTCCATATCCCTTTTTGCGCAAAGTCCTGCATTAGAACCGGTTCCCCTTAAAAACGTAAAAACCACCTCCGGATTCTGGCATGAAAGGCTGGAAACTGCCCGGACAACCACGATCCCCCACGCGCTCCATCAATGCGAAGAGTCGGGCCGGTTTGACAATTTTGCTGTTGCAGGAGGGCTTAAAAAGGGCGAATTCAAGGGTGTGCGCTTCAATGATTCGGATGTTTTCAAAGTTGTAGAAGGCGCTTCTTATGTGTTACAAAATCACCCGGACCCTAAGCTTGATCATTACGTCGACAGCCTGATCACGCTTTTTGCAGCGGCCCAGGAGCCCGATGGATATTTATACACGATCAGGACAATCAACAAAGATACTACCGGCTCCTACGACTGGATTGCCGGCCCCTATCGCTATTCTTTCGAAAACGGCAGCCACGAGCTCTACAATGTGGGGCACCTTTATGAAGCGGCTGTTGCCCACTACCAGGCCACAGGCAAGAAAACTTTGCTGGATGTAGCGATCAAAAACGCGGATCACCTGGTCAAAACCATTGGCCCAAAGCCTGGACAGCTGATGGTAGTTCCAGGTCACGAAGAAACCGAAACTGCGTTGATCCGCCTTTATCACGCCACAGGAAAGAAAGAGTACCTCGAACTTTCCAAATTCTTCATCGCCATGCGCGGGCGGTCTGATAAACGGCCATTGTTTCTCGACGAGCACAAACTCGGACCTGCGTATTTCCAGGACCAGGTTCCTTTTGTGAGGCAAAGGGAAGCGGTGGGTCACGCAGTGCGGGCACAGTACCTGTACGCAGGCGTTACGGATATGCTGATGGTTGAAAATGATGCGCAGTACCAGAATGCCCTGGATTCGATCTGGCAGGATGCGACTTATAAAAAGCAATATATCACTGGCGGAGTCGGTGCGCGGGAAGATGGGGAGGCATTTGACAAAGCCTACATATTGCCCAATGATAATGCTTATCAGGAAACGTGCGCGGCGATTGCCAATATGCTCTGGAACCATAAAATGTACCTCCATACAGGTGAAAGCAAATATATGGACGTATTCGAACGGGTTCTGTACAACGGGTTTCTGGGCGGAATGTCTGTGAAGGGCAACGAATTTTTTTATGTAAACCCGATGGCTTCCAATGGAAAAAATGACTTTGGCAAAGGTACCGGCGCTGTTCGGAGTTCTTGGTTCGGTACCGCCTGCTGCCCGACTAATGTGTCGCGCTTTTTACCTTCCATGCCTGCTTACGTATATGCTATTAAAGATAAAGAGGTCTTTATCAACCTATTTGCCGGAAATGAAGCTACACTCGCCCTGGACGGAAATGCGGTAAAAATAATGCAGGAAACGAATTATCCCTGGGAAGGAAAAGTCAAAATAACCGTTACTCCGGAGAAAACAGGCGCATTTCCGATCTCCGTCCGAATTCCCGGCTGGGCTTCGGGACAGGCCATTCCGGGTGACTTGTACACCTACACTTCCGGCCAGCCCAAGCCGGTTATGTTACAGGTAAATGGCAAAAAAATCGATGCCGCAGCCAACAACGGCTACGTACGCATTGACCGCACCTGGAAAAAAGGTGACGTGATAGAAGTTGCATTGGATATGCCGGTTCGTCAGGTTGTTTCAAATAAAAATATCAAGACAAACCACGGGAAAGTCGCCATAGAACGCGGGCCGGTTCTGTATTGTGCAGAGGGGCACGATAACAACGGGAAAGCGTTGTCTCTTACCATTTCACCTGATCAGGCATTTACCCCTGAATTTCGCAAAGATATACTGGGAGGTATCAATGTGCTGAAATCGCAAAGCGCGACGCTTATCCCCTACTACGCCTGGGCAAACCGCGGCGCTAACGAAATGACCGTCTGGTTCGATTCAGCGAAATAAACCTGCTCATTTCGCAAGATTCTTTTTGACAGTTTCCAGGTCTTTCAGCTCACCGTCGACAATGACATTGACATCACTTTTCTTGAAAATGTCATTGTCGGACACGAGCTTGGTTTTGAAATATAAAGTAAACGGAATGGATTTCCCTTTGGTAACCACCTGCCCCACCGCTTTGAGTAATTTGCCCATTTCCACAGTGAGCGGGATCTGATAGATTTCACTACTTTTTCCCTTGATTTTGGTAGCCCCTTTCACACTACCCTCCGCAAGCCGCTCCTGCGTGCCGAGGCTCACCACATAGGAAGGATCCTCAAACTGCACAGGGAAGGGATTTTGATTGGAAAACTTCAACTGCAACATCACTTCTGATTTCCCCAAACGAAACTTGGTAAGGTCAAAATCTACGATCTCCACTTTTGGAAGACGATATAGGGGTAGTCGTTTATCTTTGCTGAGCGTGATGGAATCTTTGCCTAAGAAAGATCTGTTCAGCGTAAACCTGCCTTCAAAATGGTAGTTGGCGCTGTCCTCGCCCTGCCTGGCTTCCGAATCTCCCTCCTGTTTCAACTTCTTGATTTTCAACTTTGCCGGCACGCTGACCATCGTACTGTCACGCGACTTGATCAGCAATGGTTTGGCATATTCATCCTCGACAATAGTTACTCCGTTCATTTGAACAAAATAGTCGAAACGCTTGATATCAAGCTCGATAGGCAAAGGGTTATGTACCAGTAATTTAAGTGAAAGATCAATGGTACTGTCGGTAATATTGGTGATATGCCCGATACCCATTTCCACTCTGGGTTTGAGCCCTGAAACCGGGTTTGCATTCTCCTTTTTGTAGTAATTCCATCCTAACCAGCCACCAACCACAAGTATAATAATGACTATGAGCGTAATAAGTGTTTTACGGTTTTTCATTTGCGTGGGTATGATTTAGGTGAAGAATACTAAAACCATTCCGTTCTCCGCCGACCCGGCGTTCTCAATGTGATCAATGCTTAGCCGTTGCTACTGCCGGGTTTGAACTAATATGTGTGTACTAATTTCTGCATGTGAGCCGAACGAAGTCTGCTGGGATGCACTCAGGGTATTGGAATGGATTTTTTATAACGGCTGCCTCAGTTGGATGCACCACATTCAACCAATCAACAATCTTAACCATTAAAATCAACAATCATGAAAGCGACGAAAGGCAAAGCCACCAAACAAATCACAGGAAATGACAGTGAAAAATTAAAAGAACTTTTTGTAGACGGCCTGAAAGACATTTACTGGGCTGAAAAGCATTTGGCAAAAGCATTGACGAAAATGTCCAAAAATGCAACTTCCGACGAACTGAAAGCAGCCTTTGAGCAGCATACCACTGAAACCGAAGAGCATGCGACCCGCCTGGAACAGGTTTTTGAAATGCTAGGAGAAAAAGCGCAGGCAAAAAAATGTGCTGCTATGGAAGGGTTGATCGAGGAGGCTAACGAGATCATTACCAGTACGGACAAAGGAACAATGGTGCGCGATTGCGGGCTCATTATGGCCGCGCAAAAAGTGGAGCATTATGAAATTGCTTCCTATGGCACCCTGCGCAACATCGCCCGGACACTGGGCCACAACGATGCCGCAGAAATGCTTCAGCAAACACTTGATCAGGAAGGTGAAACCGACCACAAGCTGACTGAGCTGGCAGAGGCTTACGTGAACGAGGAGGCTAGTGTAGAATAAACTGGCATATGTGTTAAAACAAAAAGTGGTGACCTGCCTGATGCGGGTCACCACTTTTTTTCTGTATAAAGATAGTACACTAGGTCAGATTCAACTTTCCGTGATCACCTCCTTCCGGCGTTGTGCCGGTTAATGCCGCCTTGAGCATCGAGAAGAATACGACCATTTTCGAAGATGTAGCATCCCAATATGCAGCCTCTTCGGTTACAACCCTGATTAGCACCAGATCGGGATCGTCTTTTCCTTCCGGAAACCAGGCTTTCGACATGACATTGAACAGTTCCTCCTTTTTCGCCTCGTCGTGAACCTGTCCGGCATTACCGGAAATACTCAGGTAGGTATTGTTTTTAGGTTCTGAATAAATCAGGGTTACCGACTCGCCGTTATTACTGGCCGGCTCGGAGTTACGACTAGCAAAAAACCACACATTTCCTTCATTATCAATCTCCTGCGTAGTCATCGGGCGTGAATCGATCCGGTTGTTTTTGTAAGTGGTGTACATACAAAAACGAATGTCCTCAGCCAGCGACTTCAATTTTTTTATCGCTTCTTGATCTTCAAAATCCTTTTCCATGATGGTGTTTAGTTTGTCTTATGAATCATTTATCAAAAGATCCTAAAACAACCATTCCATAGGGGAAACGAGCAAAGTCTATTCCCTTACCAGCCGCTCATATTCCCGTTTGGCCAGCGCATCTTCATCCAGATTGCCGTATGCGGTAAAATAATGCATTCCCAGCCCGATACCCCAGCCCAGCATCGGAAAGACCGGCCAGGGAATGGGGTTGAAATTTGGATAGTGTGTGAAGAAATACAATAGCCACAGGCCGGCGTTGATGATCAGGTAGGTGCGCAAATGAATTTTGAAAGCTGCCCTTTTTTTCGCCTTTTTCCATAGAACTGCATCACGCGGAGTTTCCATCTTCTTTTCGTTTTTTGGTTAGATGAATCAGTTGCCTATAATATCCTGATGTTCAGGAGCTATAACTCAAAACTAACGAACTGGCGGCCTGAATTCAATCTTCACCCGACGGAGTGTAGAAATTCCCCGACGAAAGAACGAAATGCAGGGGTAAACTTCAATGTACCTTCTAAAATTCAAGCCGGTAATTTAAAACGGGTATCAGCCCGGTTTGCGTGATCAACTTCACCCGATCTGTTTTTTTATCATAGTACCTGTCAAATGCATTCAACCGGTTGGTCACATTCTGAACGTCCAGGGAAATCGTCGACGCGGTACGTTTCTTGTTTTTCGTATAGCTCACGCGCACATCGCCCCTGAAATAATGGGGAAGTTGCTCCGAATAGCTTCTTGTCCAATCACGCTCGGTCCTGCCTTTTTCCCGCGATTTTCCGAGGTCGACCGGCGTAGACATATTGCCTCCTGCGGCCAGGAGCTTGATATTTGCTGCAAAAATGTTCGTTTTGTTTTTACCGACACGCCACTCCTTCCCAGCCAGGAGATTCTGCACAAACTTCCCGTTAAACCGGCTGTCCCGCTCAATGCCGTCGCGGCCTGTGTATTTGGACTGGTAAAGCGAGGTAGTGCTCATCAGATAAATCCCGCCTGTCAGCGACTTCTCGATTGTAAGCTCCAGACCATAGCTTTTGCCGGTCCCCTCGCTCACCAGGGAATCGCTTACGAAACCTGATATTTCGTTCATCAGGGAATTATGCAGCAAAAACGGACTGGTTGTGTTCGCCGGGCCTATCGGGACGTGATAGTGATGCTGATAGTAGGTTTCTGCCAATATCCGCCAGCTTGCCGAAGGCCTGAATTCATACCCCGCTACCAAATGTGCCGATTTCATTAGTTTGAGGTCTTTGTTGATCAGATTATCCTGGCCCTCACTGGCCTTGATTTGTGTGAAGTAGGTAGAAATGGATTCCGTTTTACTATGCAGGCCAGCCCCGAAACTAACCGTTGACCTTGACGCAACTGCCCATTTTAGTCCTACACGCGGCTCAATGGAATGCTGTTTGTTCAACCCCAGCAACATCGCATGTACCCCTGCATTGACGGTAACATTCGGCGAAAGCCGCGACTTTAACTGTCCGTAAGCCTGAAAAAGTTGTGTACTGCCTTGTTGATCGACATTTTTAACCCAGGGTCCGTCTTCATTATCCTGGTCAAAAAGATTGAAGTCCATATGATTGATAATCGCTCCTGCCCTGATCGTGTTTCTTGCATTCAGTTTATAATTAAAGAGCGTCGAAATTCTTAAAGTCTGGTTGATAAAATTCTGCTGAAACGCAGTCCCATCCTCCTTGTCTACAAAATCACCGCTTTGCTTGGTCGCGGCATACGAGACGATGGTTTCCATGTACGCTTTGTTACTGATATAGCGCAGATAGTTTACCCCTATAATTCCCCTGTTGGACGTAAATTTCTCCTTTGTCTCTTCATTATTGATGGTGGAAGTACTGATCCCGCCCATTCCCCAAACCGAAACCACCGCTTTTTCATCATAAGGCAGGTAAACTTTAAACGCTCCGTCCTGAAAATCGTTGACAGCATCACCGCCAACCTGCACTCCTACTTTACTTAAAATGGATAAGGTAGAATAGCGGTAATTGGCCAGATAAGAAGCACCACCTTTGGCTCCGATAGGCCCTTCGGCTGCGAAATCAAGCCCCAATACACCGGCCTGCATAGCGTATTCACGCTTTTCATTATTGCCTTTTCTTAATTTCAGATCGAAGACCCCGGAAGTAGCATTTCCATATTCAGCGGGGAAAGCACCGGTTAAAAAATCCGAATTTCCCAGCACATTGGCACTCAAAGCACTTACACCACCACCTGATGAACCTTCGGCAGCGAAGTGGTTGGGGTTGGGAATTTCAACGCCTTCCATTCTCCACAGTAACCCTTTCGGGCTGTTACCCCGAATGACGATTTGGTTACCGCCGTCGTCATTGGTGGCCACTCCTGCAAATGAAAGTGCCATCCTCGCCGGATCATTTACGGAAGCGGCGAAACGCTTGGTCTGGTCTACCGTAAAAGATCGCCCGCTCACGCTGACCATATCGTTAAGCGGTGCACCGGTCTCCTTCTGCGCTTTTACAACCACTTCATCCAATGCTTTAAAGGATTCTGTCAGTCTCATATTCAGCTCCACTTCCTTTCCCGACCCTACTGAAATCTCCTGCAGAAATGCATCGTCATAACCAAGCGAGGTTACTTTTATGGAATGCCTGCCAACAGGCACCTGCGGGATCCTGAAATTTCCTTCGGTATCTGTAACCCCTCCCTGAATAGGATTGAGGGAAGTAATAATCACGTTCGCACCGATCACCGGCTGCTGTGATTCTGTGTCTACGATCCGACCCTTTACAGTCTGCGTAGGTTGCTGAGCAAAAGCCGCAACGCCGAATGCGGCGGCAATCAGAGAGAAGAAATACTTTTTCATAGCTAGTTGTTTCGGTCTTGACAACTTAGCTACGGGCTACCCTAATTTTTTTCGGAAAGATTGATTGAATGGTATTTTGGCTGTATGCTTTAGGCCTTAGGCTGTTGGCTATTGGCTGTTGGCTGTTGGCTGTTGAGTAATCTTACACGATTAAAGTTAAATCAGTAAAACATAAAAAGGCCAACGGCTAATGGCTAACAGCTAACATCCTAAACCATACAGCCCAAAGCCACCATCCAGCTTATACGCCCCATCCCAAAACAAATATTCCATTTTCGTTGCCGTAATATAGGCTTCGATCATTCTTTGGCGGGTTTGTTCTGACGCGGACGCTGCGAGCTGGTTGCATATGTTGAGGGCTTTCTGAACGGAATGTGCAAATTCTTCGCCCGCGTAGGCATTGATCCAGTTTTGATATGGATTAGGGGTGGTTTGATTGGCGTAAATATGGTCGCCGACTTTTTTGTAAATCCAGAAACAGGGAAGCAATGCAGCCACTGAAACTTCATAGGGTTCAAATGCACTGGTTGCGAGCAAATAATTGGTGTAAGCAAAACAGCCTGGTCCCTTTCCCGAATCAAATTCAATCTCGTATTCCTTGAAATAACTCAAATGCAGCGCCCTTTCTACTAAAATTGCATTTTGCGCAAATTCCAGGAAATCCAGCAGCTCATGACTGTTAGCTGCCCTGGTACCGGTCATTGCAATTGCCCGGGCGAAATCGGCGAGATAAAGTGAATCCTGATAAATGTAATATCTAAATTTTTCGGGCGGCAGACTACCTTTTTGGAGCTCCTGATTAAATGGATGAAGCTTTATTTTTTCATAAATCGGCAAAGTCTGCTCCCAGAGCAGGTCCGTAAATTTCGTCATATTAATTGCATTGGAACGGGAGAAAAAGAATGGTTCAGCGGTCCGGGCCCGGCTCCTGTCGTCACATTTTTGCCAGCCTCAATAGCGCCTGAAATGTATTTTTTTGAAAAAATGATTGCTTCGGGAAGTGAATTTCCTGTTGCTATAAATGATGCAATAGCCGAGGACAATGTACAACCGGTGCCGTGCACGTTCGGACTGTCGATATATTCGCTTTCCATAATCAGGGTATCCTGGTTTTTTTGGGCAAAAATATCAGAAAGCACCGGGGCAACGAGATGCCCGCCTTTTAGCAAAACCGCATTGCAACCCCGCCGTACCATTTCCTCGGCGGCTATTTTCATCGCCTCAACCGATTCAATCTGCTCTGAGATCAATATCTGCGCTTCGTCGAGATTAGGGGTTATCAGGTTTACCTTTGGAAAAAGCGCCTCCCAGAGTACAGAAACCGTTTCGTCCTGGATGAGCCTCGATCCGCTTGTGGAAACCATCACCGGATCGAACACCACAAATCCCGGCTTGTATTTAGCAATGATCTCCGAAATCACAAGCGCTACTTCAATCGTATTGACCATCCCGATTTTGACCGCATCAACAGTGATATCTTCAAATACCGCTTCGAGCTGCGCCCTTAGAAATGCAGGCGGCACAGGGTGTATTGCACTCACGCCCAATGTATTCTGCGCCGTGAGCGCCGTAATCGCGGAAGTTCCGTAAGCACCCAGAGCTGCGATGGTCTTCAAGTCTGCCTGAATACCCGCGCCTCCTCCGCTATCGGAGCCAGCGATGGTCAGTACGGTTGGGTA
This Dyadobacter sp. UC 10 DNA region includes the following protein-coding sequences:
- a CDS encoding sigma-54-dependent transcriptional regulator: MQLSEAKILIIDDDVDVLSAAKLLLKRHAKAVDIEKNPQKLPFLVTNGDYNLILLDMNFTRDVNSGREGFHWLDRILDINPAAKVIMITAYGDIEMAIRAIKSGAIDFVLKPWENDKLLATIAVALESGNDKPVVVQEERSKEDPKKAKAPGDAIVATSEIMRQLLSTSERVAGTDANVLILGENGTGKTQLAKHIHQNSKRADKPFVVVDLGALSESLFESELFGHVKGAFTDAKEDRAGRFEEAKGGTIFLDEIGNLTLALQAKLLTVIQERRVTRVGSNKPISLDVRLLCATNMNIEKMVAEKTFRQDLLYRINTIELDLPPLRERPEDISALADHYLKQYAKKYNRPVNDISNALIKKMQQYNWPGNIRELQHAVERAVILSQEKTLQPDDLFLKSSAGQPTTATGFDLEDMEKTMIVKAMKRFNGNITDAARELGLSRAALYRRMEKYGL
- a CDS encoding outer membrane beta-barrel protein; translation: MRIYYTIAFLLVSLSCSFAQNSPWTFGVKAGIGKSGSNRTVIRDIEVRDEYQRGNNYSIGLRTGYRFLKYFTATADIEFQQFSDERLRVFNFNAENVGRIVNTTQYDNEFQRVQLPVALQFSPFTKGFQPYLKAGIMPFCILKGSFDNQFRSSVTGIEEPRKLKADFDLLPNRKLDRQMHFFAGFGIKIGRHLSVEAVRYFAGRMDYVSGYSQFNKVLYPTYSSYALRGTQLSLTYHIW
- a CDS encoding glycoside hydrolase family 127 protein yields the protein MTKYFSAVLLSFCSISLFAQSPALEPVPLKNVKTTSGFWHERLETARTTTIPHALHQCEESGRFDNFAVAGGLKKGEFKGVRFNDSDVFKVVEGASYVLQNHPDPKLDHYVDSLITLFAAAQEPDGYLYTIRTINKDTTGSYDWIAGPYRYSFENGSHELYNVGHLYEAAVAHYQATGKKTLLDVAIKNADHLVKTIGPKPGQLMVVPGHEETETALIRLYHATGKKEYLELSKFFIAMRGRSDKRPLFLDEHKLGPAYFQDQVPFVRQREAVGHAVRAQYLYAGVTDMLMVENDAQYQNALDSIWQDATYKKQYITGGVGAREDGEAFDKAYILPNDNAYQETCAAIANMLWNHKMYLHTGESKYMDVFERVLYNGFLGGMSVKGNEFFYVNPMASNGKNDFGKGTGAVRSSWFGTACCPTNVSRFLPSMPAYVYAIKDKEVFINLFAGNEATLALDGNAVKIMQETNYPWEGKVKITVTPEKTGAFPISVRIPGWASGQAIPGDLYTYTSGQPKPVMLQVNGKKIDAAANNGYVRIDRTWKKGDVIEVALDMPVRQVVSNKNIKTNHGKVAIERGPVLYCAEGHDNNGKALSLTISPDQAFTPEFRKDILGGINVLKSQSATLIPYYAWANRGANEMTVWFDSAK
- a CDS encoding LEA type 2 family protein; protein product: MKNRKTLITLIVIIILVVGGWLGWNYYKKENANPVSGLKPRVEMGIGHITNITDSTIDLSLKLLVHNPLPIELDIKRFDYFVQMNGVTIVEDEYAKPLLIKSRDSTMVSVPAKLKIKKLKQEGDSEARQGEDSANYHFEGRFTLNRSFLGKDSITLSKDKRLPLYRLPKVEIVDFDLTKFRLGKSEVMLQLKFSNQNPFPVQFEDPSYVVSLGTQERLAEGSVKGATKIKGKSSEIYQIPLTVEMGKLLKAVGQVVTKGKSIPFTLYFKTKLVSDNDIFKKSDVNVIVDGELKDLETVKKNLAK
- a CDS encoding YciE/YciF ferroxidase family protein, producing the protein MKATKGKATKQITGNDSEKLKELFVDGLKDIYWAEKHLAKALTKMSKNATSDELKAAFEQHTTETEEHATRLEQVFEMLGEKAQAKKCAAMEGLIEEANEIITSTDKGTMVRDCGLIMAAQKVEHYEIASYGTLRNIARTLGHNDAAEMLQQTLDQEGETDHKLTELAEAYVNEEASVE
- a CDS encoding pyridoxamine 5'-phosphate oxidase family protein yields the protein MEKDFEDQEAIKKLKSLAEDIRFCMYTTYKNNRIDSRPMTTQEIDNEGNVWFFASRNSEPASNNGESVTLIYSEPKNNTYLSISGNAGQVHDEAKKEELFNVMSKAWFPEGKDDPDLVLIRVVTEEAAYWDATSSKMVVFFSMLKAALTGTTPEGGDHGKLNLT
- a CDS encoding 2TM domain-containing protein, whose translation is METPRDAVLWKKAKKRAAFKIHLRTYLIINAGLWLLYFFTHYPNFNPIPWPVFPMLGWGIGLGMHYFTAYGNLDEDALAKREYERLVRE
- a CDS encoding TonB-dependent receptor is translated as MKKYFFSLIAAAFGVAAFAQQPTQTVKGRIVDTESQQPVIGANVIITSLNPIQGGVTDTEGNFRIPQVPVGRHSIKVTSLGYDDAFLQEISVGSGKEVELNMRLTESFKALDEVVVKAQKETGAPLNDMVSVSGRSFTVDQTKRFAASVNDPARMALSFAGVATNDDGGNQIVIRGNSPKGLLWRMEGVEIPNPNHFAAEGSSGGGVSALSANVLGNSDFLTGAFPAEYGNATSGVFDLKLRKGNNEKREYAMQAGVLGLDFAAEGPIGAKGGASYLANYRYSTLSILSKVGVQVGGDAVNDFQDGAFKVYLPYDEKAVVSVWGMGGISTSTINNEETKEKFTSNRGIIGVNYLRYISNKAYMETIVSYAATKQSGDFVDKEDGTAFQQNFINQTLRISTLFNYKLNARNTIRAGAIINHMDFNLFDQDNEDGPWVKNVDQQGSTQLFQAYGQLKSRLSPNVTVNAGVHAMLLGLNKQHSIEPRVGLKWAVASRSTVSFGAGLHSKTESISTYFTQIKASEGQDNLINKDLKLMKSAHLVAGYEFRPSASWRILAETYYQHHYHVPIGPANTTSPFLLHNSLMNEISGFVSDSLVSEGTGKSYGLELTIEKSLTGGIYLMSTTSLYQSKYTGRDGIERDSRFNGKFVQNLLAGKEWRVGKNKTNIFAANIKLLAAGGNMSTPVDLGKSREKGRTERDWTRSYSEQLPHYFRGDVRVSYTKNKKRTASTISLDVQNVTNRLNAFDRYYDKKTDRVKLITQTGLIPVLNYRLEF
- the tenA gene encoding thiaminase II, translated to MTKFTDLLWEQTLPIYEKIKLHPFNQELQKGSLPPEKFRYYIYQDSLYLADFARAIAMTGTRAANSHELLDFLEFAQNAILVERALHLSYFKEYEIEFDSGKGPGCFAYTNYLLATSAFEPYEVSVAALLPCFWIYKKVGDHIYANQTTPNPYQNWINAYAGEEFAHSVQKALNICNQLAASASEQTRQRMIEAYITATKMEYLFWDGAYKLDGGFGLYGLGC
- the thiD gene encoding bifunctional hydroxymethylpyrimidine kinase/phosphomethylpyrimidine kinase, giving the protein MPNRPQQALNRYPTVLTIAGSDSGGGAGIQADLKTIAALGAYGTSAITALTAQNTLGVSAIHPVPPAFLRAQLEAVFEDITVDAVKIGMVNTIEVALVISEIIAKYKPGFVVFDPVMVSTSGSRLIQDETVSVLWEALFPKVNLITPNLDEAQILISEQIESVEAMKIAAEEMVRRGCNAVLLKGGHLVAPVLSDIFAQKNQDTLIMESEYIDSPNVHGTGCTLSSAIASFIATGNSLPEAIIFSKKYISGAIEAGKNVTTGAGPGPLNHSFSPVPMQLI